A stretch of DNA from Tubulanus polymorphus chromosome 6, tnTubPoly1.2, whole genome shotgun sequence:
TTAATCAAGACTGTAcctagcatttgaattttgtgGAGGGGGCAGTGAATGGGGCAGTCTATTGGATATATGTAGCaataatatttgcaaaaatgGCACCTAACCAGAATTTCTGGGGGCAATTCCTCCCCACGTCCCCCACTATGTACGGCCCtgttaatgataatataatctTCAAAAGATATCATATAAAGTATATCCCATGGAAATCATAGCAAGTTATTGGGATTGTGCATCTGCAGTagtaaaatctattgctgatTTGAGTCATGACTTAAGATCTCGATCGCAGAAACAATTCTAAACAATTACGTTGTCATAGGATATGAGAATATTTCTAAATGTTGAACCTTCTATTGCAATTTAGTCATCGATCTCTTATGTTGCTTATAATGTTTTTCGTTTGTTTTCAGGTCTTGGTTTAGGGACTAAATTGACGGCTGGTGCTGTCGGCGTAGGTGCTGTTAAAGCTGTTAAGGTTGCACGGAAGGCACTGAGACGATAGTGTTTGACACTCGTGAATTCATTGACGACGAACTTCTGATAACAAATCGTTTCTGCAATGTATTTCTTTCCATAAACATGTACACATATTCTGCGTATATTGTAACCTAATTGGCCTCTACCAAATTGGATTAAAAATGTGATTTAAATATCATCATAGAGTTGTTATAAACGTTTCGAGTTAAACCTCTCTAAAGAACTGTCTGGAATTAGCACAGACACCAAGttcttaatgaatttatatacTTTTAAATCTTGGTCGGTTGGATGAGGGTCGTAGAACCGGGCATAGGAAACAACTACTCCCAGGACTGAGTGACCGCTAAACCCGTTCAAATGCACACAATTTGGGCTGcagtatacatttcaaaaactcGTCGGAGAGTAGGCCGAGATCTGAATTCTTCTATTCGATCAAAGTTTTCTGTTAATAGATATATGAGATTGCCGATTTTCACCCTTCCCTCccttccctctctcccctcccttaCCCTCCCTtccccctcctctctctccctcccctatGTACGCTTTTAGTACATGTCTAAGGACATGTCCCACGAGTACGTACTTAACGTGACAACccccgccccccccccccatcccGAATACAATGAAGGATATCATTAGGGTTCGATTAAAACAATGAGACAATGTTATTGAGCTATAAAAGTCATCAGCTAAAGGTTCCAATCCTTGACCTTGTCCAAATTTGGATAAAAAGAAGGCATTAATATTAAACGAATTATTTGCTCGCGGATAACGCACGTTACGCACACAAACTACGGCAGACagaaatatttgtttaaataaCATTGCGCTCCCTTAGTAAAAGTACGCTTTAAGTTTATCCCTCCCCTCGTCTGCATTCTTCCTTTTTGTACGGATTCTGAAACCTCATCCCTTCCTAGAGGCGAACGTGTGGCTTCCTAGACGCCAAATGCCTAGTTACAGCGCAGTACGGTGACAGTACTACGTATGCCTACTGCGCAGCAGTATCAACATGCTTCAGTTGGATCGCGGGATTTCCCCAATTCCTCGTATTGAAACTTTCCACACTACCCCATATCATTAAATCCACTGCTTCTTCCCGAGAACTACAGCAGACAGAAATAtttgttaaaatcacattGTGCCCTCTTTGTAAAGTATGTACGCTTTAAGTttacccctcccctcccctgcACCCTTTTGCACAGAAACCTCCTCCCTTCTTAGATGCGAACGTATTTCCTAGAGCCTTGTGACGCTGGCGTATTTATGGCACAGTACTGCATTGAGCGTGACAGTACTGTGTACCTACGCGTGTATTGTGCAGCAGTATGTTACATATTAGCATCTACTACGATCGCGAGATTTCCCCAATTCTTCGTATCGAAACCTCGCCTTTCCCGATTCCTCGTATCGAAACCTCGCCTTTCCCGATTACTCGTATCGAAACCTCGCCTTTCCCGATTACTCGTATCGAAACTTGCCACGTACCCCATATGATTAAATCAACGGCTTCTTCCCGAGACGCAATACGTTTTAAGACTCATTTCTGTGATTAAACAGCACGAAGTTTAAAATTAAGGTAAGATAAAAGTTCGGACATTTTCGAAATATACACATTGGACAACGGCtcaatctgtttgatatttaaGCGGAGAGCTTTTTAGCCACTTCTTGTCCGTTCACTCAGTTTGACTGTCAGTACCGGTTCGGTGTGGTCAGACGGTATTAGTTTTAAACACACTATGGACTGTTTTTATATTTGGTTTAGTGTTCATGTTGTAATTTAtaacatattctatgattgtggtgaattTCACTGCTAAAATAATAATTCTCTGAATTTGTTTACCATCGTTGAATATGGAAATATGGGTTGGACTGTCAAGCAATTCACATAAGCATCAATGGCTTATGTGAACCCCTACTGATTGTTACCTGAGATGTCTCGAGGTGTTACTATAACTACATGGTCTCCCGTGCAACGTTTTGATGCCCAATTTTGTTAATAATCAATTGTGCTAACTTCGTATATCgttgataatgaaaagaaaaacaagttTTTCTGAACAATTTGATAAACGCAGGTCAACTGAACGAAATAACTGATCAAAAAATCgcattcaattaatttcagaATGGAATATATCCTTGGCGGTGTCGTAGCTGTGGTCGCAGCTCCTTTTGTTCTACCAGCGATTGGTTTTACAGCTGCTGGAATCACTGCTGGGTCCGCCGCTGCATCGATGATGTCAGCAGCTGCAGTGGCTAACGGTGGTGCAGTAGCTGCGGGAAGTACGGTAGCCGTTCTTCAGTCGGCTGGTGCAGCAGGTACGTATGATTCTAAAAATAATGCATATTAACCGTTACAATACCATTTCAGACTGATTTAATGCTGTTTTAGAAAATCGCGGAAATAAAAACTAGTCTGAAACGGTTTCTTATAGTTTCAACTTTTCGATTACTGTTTATAGTCAATCTTAGatatattcctgaagatgacctTAATaagcagggtccgatctaaggaatgaaatcCACTTGCCCGGgtggcaagcatatctgaaatttcgcttgtTCACAGAcagtccgattggtggcactaggatatagtcaaaactttgaaaaacGTATACAAAACATTACCTCAGCAATAAAACCTCCGAAGTTCGAAATCGTCGTTTCTTTTGAGTGTGGAATTTATTACGTGaagacattttgattttaatttgataTGCATGTTTTTCAGGTCTTGGTTTAGCGGCTAATGCGGTGGCTGGTGTTACCGGTGCATCGGCTGTTAAAGCTGCAGAGCTTGCTCTGGATATCGTGAATGGTGATTAGTTTAAATGTCTAACACCTGTTATCTTTAACTAGTTTCCTTGTCGCAGGGGCGGATTTGATGGTGCTCTCGGGGATCCAGACCTCTTTCTTCCCGTTGAGGTTGTTCTTTGTGTCAAGACAAAAAATCTTTCTGCAAATTTGACACTCATTCTCTCAAAAAACTACAATCTTTCGGACGTATTTCTTCACAAATAAAACCAAGGGCGGAACCACGTGGAACCCCAGTAGAGGCTTTTAACTTCACTGCTTTAAaccagaaatatgaattttcatcCGACCCTGTcttcaaattattttttaagATCCGCCCCTGCGTCCATTGAATCATCGGATTAAATCagcgatgatgaaataaaatgtaattaaaaaatcaCTTTGTACAAATTTAAACTCtaaaaaaatcgaattctattaaatcaaaagatcattaaatcgaaaaaaaacacGATTATTAATCCGACCCTCACTATTTAAAGATCCTTGTCCGTGTATTTCTTATTCATTATAACGTGtaatttaattcaataaattgaaGCGAACAAAGTGAAATAAAGGTTTTCGATTTAGTTGTATCTCAAACCTGTATTCTAAAAACACATCACGTAATTTCTACGAAATATGTCTTAAAGACGTGTCCTGGCCGTGTATCGGCGATCCCCCTTTGAACATACCCCATATCTGTTCACATCAAACACGACTAAACGAGGAAGTCAATTATGTTTCTCATTTACTGAATGTAATTATAACTACGTATGAAGGATCACGTGATGGAGAACGGCGAACGCTTGAAACTCGTTTTGTCTTAGTTTACTGAACGGAaagtcgtcatcatcatcaaattcacGGACGGAAGGAGGCCTGGTGGTGGCCTATTGGTGTCCGGCTCGTTTGTTGATTAGTATTGGTTTAGGTGACAGGGTTTCCATAAAAAGCTCTCTCacttaatgatatttcattacaaataattggtatatttattcattactaAAACAATAAATTGTTTATAGAGTTGATTAGTTGAATTTTATAAAAGTCTGATCAGTCATAATTAACAGTTTTGGCGTAGTTAATTTGATAAGTCATACACGCTTGATTTCTAGCCATTTTGTAGATTATCTACCAGGAGAAGGTTTTATTCGGTCCATAAATACGAGTGTTATTCGTGTTGTTCGTGTTGTTCTGAAATGGTAAAGGAAGTGCTTGTGGCCCAAGGTGAACGTATCGGCAACCTCTATGGAGGTACCAGGATGAATCCCGCCGACATTGTACCACGTTGTATTAAGTCGAATTGAAAATCGCCTGCGGAGTATGCGGGAGTACTTGGCGTTAACGTCCGGCTTTTAGGGGTAACTTGCGTAGGAAATtgtttgataaaaagtatcCGTAACTTATAGAAGTTTAAAAGTTGCG
This window harbors:
- the LOC141906888 gene encoding interferon alpha-inducible protein 27-like protein 2A, producing the protein MEYILGGVVAVVAAPFVLPAIGFTAAGITAGSAAASMMSAAAVANGGAVAAGSTVAVLQSAGAAGLGLAANAVAGVTGASAVKAAELALDIVNGD